The Deinococcus malanensis genome includes a region encoding these proteins:
- a CDS encoding HAD family hydrolase gives MIFGDASEVRLMTGQGGFYRAPDILVQGSGMENPSAPRPLLVLDLDETLWHGIADSSVPEGHRFLLRPYLQAFLERVAEHYDLAVWTAASEDWMMAGLKVLARETQFDLAGRAFFLWHRERCTWRRTEEGEYELRKPARKFRARWIRARYPSHRVLVVDDQGSNYLCGYGHLVRVSVWTGNPEDHELQALAGYLTSIAHEPDLRVLEKRHWRATGLRESVDCS, from the coding sequence ATGATCTTCGGCGACGCCTCTGAAGTTCGGTTGATGACGGGTCAGGGTGGTTTTTACAGAGCGCCGGACATCCTCGTGCAAGGATCAGGCATGGAGAATCCTTCAGCGCCTCGTCCGTTGCTGGTTCTCGATCTGGATGAAACCCTCTGGCACGGCATCGCGGACTCATCAGTGCCTGAAGGGCACCGCTTTCTCCTTCGCCCGTACCTCCAGGCGTTTCTGGAACGCGTGGCGGAGCACTATGACCTCGCGGTGTGGACTGCTGCCAGCGAAGACTGGATGATGGCCGGCCTCAAGGTTCTTGCCCGGGAAACCCAGTTCGACCTTGCCGGTCGGGCCTTTTTCCTTTGGCACCGGGAGCGGTGCACCTGGCGGCGAACCGAAGAGGGCGAGTACGAACTGAGGAAACCCGCCAGGAAGTTCAGGGCGCGGTGGATCCGTGCGCGATATCCCTCCCACCGGGTGCTTGTGGTGGATGATCAGGGCTCAAACTACCTGTGTGGGTATGGCCATCTCGTGCGAGTGAGCGTCTGGACGGGCAACCCCGAGGATCACGAACTTCAGGCCCTGGCCGGCTACCTGACTTCGATCGCTCATGAGCCAGACTTGCGCGTCCTGGAAAAAAGGCATTGGCGGGCAACAGGTCTTCGTGAATCAGTGGACTGCTCCTGA
- a CDS encoding tyrosine-type recombinase/integrase: MKNAGSAVAEAARSKRTKAPNGAGSLRPYQGQYRVKVTVAITGGQQQVSRVVRTEAEGRLVLAQLLADHSRGLLRSPDTLTVEALLRELVATRRDEWKPKTVANNEDLIRLHLIPHIGHLRVQKLKAQHVQQLYMLLARTYSLSLVRQVRSVLRQALQLAVVNDVVSRNIVKDVELPRVRPVRRARQNRALSPEQLEAFLNAAAPFEELAGPVFHITGLLGLRRGEAAALRWAHVDLQRGTVHVRDNLAVVRGRPTPGTPKTEAGDRTVPLAPETVALLVAWKFRQQELGRMVGEKWVDSGHVFTTVKGTPFHPDRLSKLARALGVQAGLEHVTFHGLRHTSASLHLARGVPAEVVKTWLGHENVSLTLNTYRTVYGHEHRLHVTGMSGLLQQGPDNLTLDGALRVGA, encoded by the coding sequence ATGAAGAACGCAGGGTCCGCCGTGGCTGAGGCAGCCCGCAGCAAGCGGACGAAAGCCCCCAACGGCGCGGGGAGTCTGCGCCCTTACCAGGGCCAGTACCGCGTGAAGGTCACGGTGGCCATCACGGGTGGCCAGCAGCAGGTCAGCCGGGTTGTTCGCACGGAGGCCGAGGGTCGTCTGGTGCTTGCCCAGCTGCTGGCTGACCACAGCCGAGGCCTTCTCCGGAGCCCTGACACGCTGACGGTGGAGGCGTTGCTCCGCGAGCTCGTTGCCACCCGGCGGGACGAATGGAAGCCAAAAACCGTGGCTAACAACGAGGATCTGATCCGGCTTCACCTGATCCCCCATATCGGTCATCTCAGGGTCCAGAAGCTCAAAGCCCAGCACGTTCAGCAGCTGTACATGCTGCTGGCCCGGACCTACAGCCTGTCCCTGGTCCGCCAGGTCCGCTCCGTGCTCCGGCAGGCCCTCCAGCTGGCCGTAGTGAACGATGTGGTCTCAAGGAACATCGTGAAGGACGTAGAGCTGCCCAGAGTCCGGCCTGTCCGCCGGGCCAGGCAGAACCGGGCCCTGAGTCCCGAGCAGCTGGAAGCCTTCCTGAATGCGGCTGCCCCGTTCGAGGAACTCGCGGGACCGGTCTTTCACATCACGGGCCTGCTCGGCCTGCGGCGCGGAGAAGCGGCCGCCCTCCGCTGGGCGCACGTCGATCTGCAACGGGGCACCGTGCACGTGCGCGACAACCTCGCGGTCGTCCGGGGCCGCCCGACGCCGGGGACCCCCAAGACCGAAGCTGGCGACCGGACGGTGCCCCTGGCGCCCGAGACCGTAGCCCTCCTGGTGGCCTGGAAATTCAGACAGCAGGAGCTCGGGAGGATGGTGGGGGAGAAGTGGGTGGACAGCGGGCACGTGTTCACGACGGTAAAAGGCACCCCGTTCCACCCGGACCGGCTGTCCAAGCTGGCGCGTGCGCTCGGGGTACAGGCGGGCCTGGAACACGTAACCTTCCACGGCCTGCGACACACCAGCGCCAGCCTGCACCTGGCGAGGGGAGTCCCGGCAGAAGTAGTGAAAACCTGGCTGGGGCACGAGAACGTGAGCCTGACGCTGAACACCTACCGCACGGTCTACGGGCATGAGCACCGCCTGCACGTAACCGGAATGAGCGGTCTGCTCCAGCAGGGCCCAGACAACCTGACGCTCGACGGCGCCCTGCGCGTCGGCGCCTGA
- a CDS encoding tyrosine-type recombinase/integrase, with protein sequence MRRRENGEGCVKKLPSGSYRWQVTLGFDERGKQLLKSGTEKTKKDADRARVQALADHQRGLLPIPSQIRLADWLPRWLELKRPGLAPKTYANYEYIVQRHLGPLLGQRKLQDLKPSDIRAAYVKLSDQGFSKSLLHQVRVILRQALQEAVFDEIVARNVAELARLPSFRRGKTARALDTEEVGAFLQAARAHRLGLLFEFVIASGLRRGEVCALKWSHLDLDQGLLRVRENITVVNGKATLGAPKTESGMRDLHLAADTVTLLRRHQRDQQAEGWAGSSHVFTNAKGQRLYPDSLTKLAGKIAGQAGLGSLRFHDLRHTYASLMLSKGVPMEVVSEKLGHSRPSTTADIYRHIFVEEHQRHTFSLTALLAPVPLKLRSAAKRPEQIQDEEPAA encoded by the coding sequence ATGAGACGACGCGAGAATGGCGAAGGCTGTGTCAAGAAACTGCCGAGTGGGAGTTACCGCTGGCAGGTCACGCTGGGCTTCGATGAACGGGGCAAGCAGTTGCTCAAGAGCGGGACGGAAAAGACGAAGAAGGACGCGGACCGGGCGCGGGTGCAGGCGCTGGCGGATCATCAGCGGGGCCTGCTGCCCATCCCAAGTCAGATCCGGCTGGCGGACTGGCTGCCGCGCTGGCTGGAGTTGAAACGGCCAGGTCTGGCGCCGAAGACGTACGCGAATTACGAGTACATCGTCCAGAGGCACCTGGGGCCTCTTCTGGGCCAGCGCAAGCTGCAGGACCTCAAACCCAGTGATATCCGGGCCGCGTACGTCAAGCTCTCCGATCAGGGGTTCTCGAAGTCTCTCCTGCATCAGGTGCGTGTGATCTTGCGTCAGGCGCTGCAGGAGGCAGTCTTCGACGAGATCGTGGCCAGGAATGTGGCTGAACTGGCCCGACTCCCCAGTTTCCGGAGAGGAAAGACAGCCCGGGCGCTGGACACGGAAGAGGTCGGGGCTTTCCTGCAGGCGGCCCGAGCCCACCGTCTGGGGCTGCTCTTCGAGTTTGTGATTGCGAGCGGGTTGAGGCGTGGCGAAGTCTGCGCCTTGAAATGGAGCCATCTTGATTTGGACCAGGGTCTATTGCGGGTGAGGGAGAACATCACGGTCGTGAATGGGAAGGCCACACTGGGGGCGCCGAAGACCGAGTCTGGGATGCGTGATCTCCACCTCGCCGCAGACACGGTGACGCTGTTGCGACGACACCAGCGGGACCAGCAGGCCGAAGGGTGGGCTGGCTCGAGCCACGTCTTCACGAACGCGAAGGGACAGCGCCTGTACCCCGACTCATTAACCAAGCTCGCAGGCAAGATTGCTGGGCAGGCCGGGTTAGGTTCGCTACGCTTCCATGATCTGCGGCATACCTATGCGAGCCTGATGCTCTCGAAAGGCGTCCCTATGGAGGTGGTGAGTGAAAAGCTCGGACACAGCCGCCCGAGCACGACCGCCGATATTTACCGGCACATTTTCGTTGAGGAGCACCAGCGGCATACCTTCTCACTGACCGCCTTACTGGCCCCGGTCCCCCTCAAACTCAGAAGTGCAGCGAAGCGCCCTGAACAGATACAGGATGAAGAGCCAGCCGCTTAA
- a CDS encoding excisionase family DNA-binding protein gives MNEKTSAAKKPMISPESDLVPYPEAARITCVSERTLKRMVEAGELREYEFRGSRRLSRAELLTPGPRHLSDRRQA, from the coding sequence ATGAACGAGAAGACCAGCGCAGCGAAGAAACCCATGATTTCCCCCGAGAGTGACCTGGTGCCGTACCCGGAGGCTGCCCGAATCACCTGCGTTTCCGAGCGGACGCTCAAACGCATGGTGGAGGCTGGTGAACTGCGCGAGTACGAGTTTCGCGGGAGCAGACGGCTCAGCCGGGCCGAGCTTTTGACCCCTGGTCCCCGGCACCTTTCTGACAGAAGGCAGGCTTAA
- the hisS gene encoding histidine--tRNA ligase — MIKPRALSGFPEYLPAQQLAFNRVLSIIRATYEAHGFTPIETSGVEHRDVLTAKGGDDAEIYALTRLNAGPDERETDLALHFDLSVPLARYVAQNESQLVFPFQRSQIQKVWRGERPQAGRYREFYQADIDVIGRGSLSLMYDAVLPAVVSEALTQLDIGPFCIRINNRQVLQGYFEGLGLAPAAVPQALRILDRLEKVGIDRVRADLTTTFCLNEETLSPLLDLATAGLASEAVLAELEGQTVNAVFDAGVADLQRVLSGLRDLGVPDSNFQLDLSVARGLGYYTGTVYETRLLAFPGLGSICSGGRYENLVGNFHTGAFPGVGMSIGVSRLVPALLEAGLLGVSAATTAQVLVTLLQPEFQGEALRLGAELRAQGVNTEVYLEPHRLGQQLRYADRKGFRLAVMVGQTELQAGQVRVKDLQTGEETVVGRAQWAHDLRRRL; from the coding sequence ATGATCAAGCCCAGAGCCCTGAGTGGCTTCCCGGAGTATCTCCCCGCACAACAACTCGCCTTTAACCGCGTTCTCTCCATCATTCGCGCCACCTATGAGGCGCACGGCTTCACTCCCATCGAGACGTCAGGGGTCGAGCACCGGGACGTGCTGACCGCCAAAGGCGGTGACGACGCGGAGATCTACGCCCTGACCCGCCTGAACGCCGGGCCAGACGAGCGCGAGACCGACCTGGCCCTGCACTTCGACCTGTCCGTCCCCCTGGCGCGGTACGTCGCGCAGAACGAGAGCCAACTGGTCTTTCCCTTCCAGCGGTCCCAGATTCAGAAGGTCTGGCGAGGAGAACGGCCCCAGGCGGGCCGATACCGGGAGTTCTACCAGGCGGACATCGATGTCATCGGCCGCGGTTCTCTGAGCCTGATGTACGACGCCGTGCTGCCCGCCGTGGTCAGCGAGGCCCTGACCCAATTGGACATCGGCCCCTTCTGTATCCGCATCAACAACCGTCAGGTGCTGCAGGGCTACTTCGAAGGGCTGGGTCTGGCGCCGGCAGCGGTGCCACAAGCCCTACGGATCCTCGACCGTCTGGAGAAGGTCGGAATTGACCGGGTCAGGGCGGACCTCACCACAACCTTCTGCTTGAACGAAGAAACCCTGAGCCCTCTTCTTGACCTCGCGACGGCCGGCCTGGCGTCCGAGGCTGTCCTCGCCGAACTGGAAGGGCAGACCGTGAACGCGGTCTTCGACGCGGGCGTGGCCGATCTCCAGCGGGTGCTTTCCGGCCTGCGGGATCTGGGCGTCCCAGATTCGAACTTCCAGCTGGACCTGAGCGTCGCCCGCGGTCTGGGGTACTACACCGGCACGGTGTACGAGACCAGGCTCCTGGCTTTTCCTGGCCTGGGCAGCATCTGCTCGGGTGGCCGGTACGAGAACCTGGTGGGCAACTTCCACACCGGCGCATTCCCTGGGGTAGGAATGTCCATCGGGGTGAGCCGGCTGGTGCCGGCCCTGCTGGAGGCTGGCCTCCTCGGGGTCAGCGCGGCGACCACCGCCCAGGTGCTGGTGACCCTGCTCCAACCTGAATTCCAGGGGGAAGCTCTCCGGCTGGGTGCGGAACTGCGCGCTCAGGGCGTCAACACAGAGGTGTACCTGGAGCCACACAGGCTCGGGCAGCAACTGCGGTACGCAGACAGGAAGGGCTTTCGTCTCGCCGTGATGGTGGGCCAGACGGAGCTGCAGGCCGGGCAGGTCCGAGTCAAAGATCTTCAAACGGGCGAGGAGACCGTGGTGGGCAGAGCCCAATGGGCGCATGATCTTCGGCGACGCCTCTGA
- a CDS encoding winged helix-turn-helix domain-containing protein: MTIRAWRARIRQRGEEALRASRSTGRPHHLSVDQQAVIQAIIEDDPRQHGFETSAWTTLRIRQVIGQKFDVWLDRGHLSRKLRGWGFSYQRPVVRAVERNEEHVATWVRVQGEALGKKNR, translated from the coding sequence GTGACCATCCGTGCCTGGCGTGCGCGGATTCGCCAGCGAGGCGAGGAAGCGCTGCGCGCTTCGCGCTCTACTGGTCGTCCGCATCATCTGAGTGTGGATCAACAAGCGGTGATTCAGGCGATCATCGAAGATGATCCCCGGCAGCATGGCTTTGAGACCAGTGCCTGGACGACCCTGCGCATCCGACAAGTCATCGGTCAGAAATTCGATGTCTGGCTGGATCGGGGACATCTCTCGCGCAAACTTCGGGGGTGGGGGTTCTCGTATCAGCGGCCCGTGGTGCGGGCCGTAGAACGTAACGAAGAGCATGTGGCGACCTGGGTTCGAGTGCAAGGTGAAGCCCTGGGGAAAAAAAATCGCTGA
- a CDS encoding transposase: MWRPGFECKVKPWGKKIADGATVVFLDESGFSLKTTRVRTWGRCGQTPVFPTRLRWEHLSVIGAITTGGQFFQHTHHGAIRSPQVVAFLEHVLRHIAGEVVVVPDRAMIHRAKVVQACVAT, translated from the coding sequence ATGTGGCGACCTGGGTTCGAGTGCAAGGTGAAGCCCTGGGGAAAAAAAATCGCTGATGGCGCCACTGTCGTCTTCCTGGACGAGAGTGGGTTCAGCTTAAAAACGACCAGGGTGCGGACCTGGGGCCGGTGTGGGCAGACCCCGGTGTTCCCCACTCGACTCCGCTGGGAACACCTCTCGGTGATCGGGGCCATCACGACTGGGGGCCAGTTTTTTCAGCACACCCACCACGGTGCCATTCGATCGCCTCAGGTCGTGGCCTTCCTGGAGCATGTGTTGCGTCACATCGCGGGTGAGGTTGTCGTGGTCCCGGACCGGGCCATGATTCATCGCGCCAAAGTCGTCCAGGCGTGTGTGGCGACGTAA
- a CDS encoding AAA family ATPase, whose product MIVEAGDQGMVFGELEDLEAYYNTNNPKEPVLKIGKLILDKKLKETHKLTHGEYILVQISPENLPKVSNHKAWGIFICKITPEQYHQFTINHPLMGKDNIYTLWNEFTNIQRNIQAEVDKAFEERSQIIRNREIELERVKDTYDTDYQNKIDGLTEEQAELKEKYKELAIAQENLKIRETEFEQAVKWYDRVGGQEAFERAAAARLKFTHFTPHERRSKRPLAVIKSLQNAIRESGFQVLDESLDQNSDQTLESWLTCFLASTLTGQLLLLSGPAGAGKSALCMRLSQLLGVAYSVIPVRPSWTEASDLLGFYSQTRSSFNATPFTEALMSAVEHDKGDGLSLISLDEINLSRLEDYAADLLSQWEKTFQAHEVGCIRLYAESIYDDLELAEEAKSKSHMLNKVIFPPVVDLPRSLVIAGTLNADQAGEPLSPKVLDRSYVIQVPASSSAKLLPIRQQKTPLNPVWSLSKSDIDSLRQSAQEVNQDMVDTWKKICGWQPFLDGLGIPVSYRSQQAFSALAHAAMLLTDSSIQKNITKRAVLNAADIYIQTKLLPWINFPAEDYEKGRHLVEWHEKILREVHFEGTKRALTILKDAYNENKHVNYLR is encoded by the coding sequence GTGATTGTAGAAGCCGGAGATCAGGGAATGGTGTTCGGTGAGTTAGAGGACCTTGAGGCTTACTACAATACTAACAACCCGAAAGAGCCCGTTCTTAAAATTGGTAAATTGATTTTAGACAAAAAACTTAAAGAGACACACAAACTGACACATGGAGAATATATATTAGTCCAAATTTCCCCAGAAAACCTGCCTAAAGTCTCCAATCATAAGGCTTGGGGGATATTTATATGCAAGATAACTCCTGAGCAGTATCACCAATTCACTATAAACCATCCACTGATGGGCAAAGATAATATATATACTCTTTGGAATGAATTTACTAATATACAACGTAATATTCAAGCAGAGGTTGATAAAGCATTTGAGGAAAGAAGTCAAATAATTAGAAATAGAGAAATAGAATTAGAAAGAGTAAAAGATACGTACGATACGGATTATCAAAATAAGATCGATGGTCTGACCGAAGAACAGGCAGAATTAAAAGAAAAATATAAAGAACTGGCTATTGCACAAGAAAATCTCAAAATCAGAGAAACAGAATTTGAACAGGCTGTTAAGTGGTATGATCGTGTTGGCGGACAAGAAGCCTTTGAGCGCGCCGCCGCTGCGCGTTTGAAGTTTACTCACTTTACTCCACACGAAAGGCGGAGTAAGCGCCCGTTGGCAGTAATAAAAAGTCTCCAAAACGCAATAAGAGAATCTGGATTTCAGGTATTAGATGAAAGTCTCGACCAAAATTCAGATCAGACTTTGGAAAGCTGGTTGACCTGTTTCCTAGCTTCAACCCTCACAGGCCAGCTTCTCTTGCTTAGTGGGCCGGCTGGAGCGGGTAAATCCGCGTTGTGTATGCGGCTCTCACAACTGTTAGGTGTGGCGTACAGTGTTATTCCAGTTCGACCAAGCTGGACGGAAGCAAGTGACCTACTTGGGTTCTACAGTCAAACAAGATCGAGCTTCAATGCTACGCCCTTTACTGAGGCGCTGATGAGCGCAGTAGAGCATGACAAAGGAGATGGCTTGAGCCTAATTTCCCTAGATGAAATTAACTTGAGTCGTCTGGAAGATTATGCAGCAGACCTCCTCTCGCAGTGGGAAAAAACATTTCAAGCACATGAAGTCGGATGCATCCGTCTGTATGCTGAAAGCATATATGATGATCTAGAGTTGGCTGAAGAGGCTAAATCAAAATCACATATGCTAAATAAAGTTATTTTTCCACCTGTTGTTGACCTCCCGCGAAGTTTAGTGATTGCCGGAACGCTTAATGCGGATCAGGCAGGTGAACCGCTCAGTCCAAAAGTGTTAGACCGGTCCTATGTGATTCAGGTCCCAGCATCTTCATCAGCAAAGCTATTGCCTATACGTCAACAAAAAACGCCCCTGAATCCCGTTTGGTCCTTAAGTAAATCGGATATTGATTCACTGCGACAATCCGCTCAAGAAGTGAATCAAGATATGGTGGATACTTGGAAAAAAATCTGTGGTTGGCAACCGTTTCTAGACGGCCTTGGCATTCCGGTTAGCTACAGATCCCAACAAGCCTTTTCAGCACTTGCACACGCTGCGATGTTACTAACAGACAGCTCTATTCAGAAAAATATAACCAAGCGGGCAGTCTTGAATGCAGCTGACATCTATATTCAAACTAAGCTTCTGCCTTGGATAAACTTTCCTGCTGAGGATTATGAAAAGGGCAGACATCTTGTCGAATGGCATGAAAAAATTTTACGCGAGGTTCACTTTGAGGGTACGAAGCGTGCGTTAACTATATTAAAAGACGCTTATAACGAAAATAAACACGTCAACTATCTGAGATAA
- a CDS encoding transposase, producing MEDVDPRKTFHVLPRRWVVERIFAWLGKCRRLSRDYEALPETTEMLVHLAMIRLMVRRLAREPPGAELAVNPTSARR from the coding sequence GTGGAGGACGTGGATCCCCGCAAGACGTTTCACGTCTTGCCGCGCCGCTGGGTCGTGGAGCGCATCTTCGCCTGGCTCGGAAAATGCCGTCGCCTGTCCAGAGACTACGAAGCGCTTCCAGAAACCACCGAGATGTTGGTGCATCTGGCCATGATTCGCCTCATGGTGCGCCGGCTGGCTCGGGAACCCCCTGGAGCTGAGCTGGCGGTAAACCCAACAAGTGCCCGCCGCTGA
- a CDS encoding helix-turn-helix domain-containing protein, whose protein sequence is MKPYLSIQELAEYLGVSKKVVYGMVRSGAIFAVRVGQKEFRISAEAVLAWEAEQRRLHEERRVRRG, encoded by the coding sequence TTGAAACCGTACCTTTCCATCCAGGAATTAGCCGAGTACCTCGGCGTCAGTAAAAAAGTCGTCTACGGCATGGTCCGCTCCGGCGCCATCTTCGCCGTGCGTGTCGGGCAGAAAGAGTTCCGCATTTCCGCCGAGGCCGTGCTGGCCTGGGAAGCCGAGCAGCGCCGCCTGCATGAAGAACGCAGGGTCCGCCGTGGCTGA
- a CDS encoding DNA/RNA helicase domain-containing protein: MDTLAMEQPELRQWTIAFEYELPRERGRRPDVVLLTHDRVLVLEFKDHPRPSRVEQTAHIDQVAAYARDLQHYHAASHHLAVLPVLVYAHRPGLQEERGEVIVLGPDRLKSHLTSFVAASSPQFDHMAWLNADYAPLPTLVSAARRLFEHEPLPAIRRAQSAGIEQTVAALIDAARTAHEQGEHHLALVTGVPGAGKTLVGLQFVYARTVKEGEGERDAVFLSGNGPLVSVLQHALENKVFVQGVHDFLKQYGAHRDRLPEEHIWVYDEAQRAWDAQQVLEKRGHATSEPEDFLRLGAQMTGWAMLVGLIGEGQEIYIGEEGGLAGWNTALQNSEKPWTLHAPEKITHLFSHATSVIPNNALDLTVSLRSHLAEDLYLWVHALLAGEDERARHLITRIQAQGFEVYLTRDLEIAKEYVRTRYKGAEDKRYGLLASSKASNLKQVGLDAWNLGVKAYNAGPWFNNPPLDPKSCCQLTRLASEFVCQGLELDFPIVCWGTDLKWTGQDWQSPTPRTPAAGKRVPENPHRLRVNSYRVLLTRGRDGMILYVPAQTALDQTYSYLQALDLPELPSRSEIWQDRVLETT; this comes from the coding sequence TTGGACACGCTTGCGATGGAGCAGCCAGAACTCCGCCAGTGGACCATTGCGTTTGAGTACGAATTGCCACGGGAACGGGGACGGCGTCCAGATGTGGTGCTGCTCACGCATGACCGAGTGCTGGTGCTGGAATTCAAAGACCACCCTCGCCCGAGCCGGGTCGAACAAACCGCCCATATTGATCAAGTGGCCGCCTATGCGCGTGACCTGCAGCATTACCATGCCGCGTCCCACCACCTGGCCGTCCTCCCCGTGCTGGTGTATGCCCACCGCCCGGGCTTACAGGAGGAACGCGGTGAAGTCATCGTGTTGGGACCAGACCGCCTGAAGAGCCACTTGACTTCCTTTGTGGCCGCCAGCTCACCACAGTTTGACCATATGGCTTGGTTAAACGCGGACTATGCGCCGCTCCCTACTCTTGTGAGTGCAGCGCGGCGTCTTTTTGAGCATGAACCGCTTCCTGCCATTCGCCGTGCTCAAAGTGCAGGAATTGAGCAAACGGTGGCTGCGCTGATCGATGCGGCTCGCACGGCGCATGAGCAGGGAGAGCACCATCTCGCGCTGGTGACCGGGGTGCCCGGGGCCGGCAAGACTCTGGTCGGTTTGCAATTCGTGTATGCCCGCACGGTGAAAGAGGGGGAAGGGGAGCGCGACGCCGTATTTCTCTCGGGAAATGGGCCGCTCGTGAGCGTCCTCCAGCACGCCCTAGAGAACAAGGTCTTTGTGCAGGGGGTGCATGACTTTCTGAAGCAGTACGGCGCCCACCGCGATCGCTTGCCCGAGGAACATATCTGGGTGTACGACGAGGCCCAGCGCGCTTGGGACGCCCAACAAGTTCTGGAGAAACGTGGGCACGCAACCAGTGAGCCAGAAGATTTTCTGCGCCTCGGCGCCCAGATGACGGGATGGGCCATGCTCGTTGGCCTCATTGGCGAAGGGCAAGAAATTTACATCGGTGAGGAAGGAGGCCTTGCTGGATGGAATACAGCGCTTCAAAACAGCGAGAAACCTTGGACACTACATGCCCCGGAGAAAATCACTCACCTGTTCTCTCACGCTACATCCGTCATACCTAATAACGCCTTGGATCTGACGGTGTCTTTGCGTTCCCACTTGGCTGAGGACCTTTACCTCTGGGTTCATGCCCTCCTCGCTGGGGAGGATGAGCGCGCGCGGCACTTGATCACACGCATTCAGGCCCAAGGCTTTGAGGTGTATCTCACGCGTGATTTGGAAATCGCCAAAGAGTACGTCCGGACTCGATATAAGGGTGCGGAGGACAAGCGCTATGGGCTACTGGCGTCAAGTAAGGCGAGTAACTTGAAGCAGGTTGGTCTTGATGCATGGAATCTGGGTGTGAAGGCATATAACGCAGGCCCTTGGTTCAACAATCCTCCTTTGGACCCTAAGTCCTGCTGCCAACTCACGCGTTTGGCCTCAGAATTTGTTTGCCAAGGATTGGAGTTGGATTTTCCTATCGTCTGTTGGGGGACTGACCTGAAGTGGACGGGGCAGGACTGGCAGTCCCCGACTCCCCGTACTCCTGCAGCGGGGAAGCGCGTCCCGGAAAACCCTCATCGCTTGCGTGTGAATTCATACCGTGTCCTTTTGACTCGTGGCCGAGACGGCATGATTCTTTATGTACCAGCGCAAACTGCGCTAGACCAGACTTACTCCTACCTTCAGGCCTTAGATCTTCCAGAACTGCCTTCAAGATCAGAGATCTGGCAAGACCGAGTACTTGAGACCACGTAA